The following DNA comes from Erigeron canadensis isolate Cc75 chromosome 3, C_canadensis_v1, whole genome shotgun sequence.
aacagttttctaattttagtgcaaaagttggaaaaggaaattttcattttctaggaaaacttttctaaaaaattacaatttgaacgcgtttcctgtttttcatgttttcttagaaaatgaaaatggaaaacattgaagttttcttgaactaaacgcaccctaaaTACCCTGTTTCTAATCCGTtgtaaaaaaattgtaaaagaaacaaaacatgTTTCTTCTTTTTGCCTTTGTTCCTTTCTACTCCTATatcagacaaaaaaaaaatcaaacatccAAAAATTTGGTGTCGTCTCCCTGTCAATCTACAAGAACACGCGATGGGTTTATGTTCTTGGTCCCTATTTCAGTCTCTGTATTGTAGACTCAAACCCATCGACTACTTCGATATTCTCTAGCTATTCCAGCTAAGTAGCTATGAATCGaagttgtatttatattttttcaacAAAGTATATACATCAATATTTGTACAATTGGTTCTTCTAAACACGAAACATGAAATGCCTGTTTATATATACTAGTACGCTAGCGTTTATTTCTTGAACCATCATGTTTCTTTGGTGTGTGTAGGCTTGAAACATCATGTATCTGTAAGCGAACAATTGTCATGATGCTTTGTTTTTGTAAGTGCTGGTTGCCAATGAATACTTTTGACTAGTTTGATGTAGTGGAAAATATGCATCATTTTGTTGCATGATATTGATAGTTCACATTGTtgagtttttcataaaagtaCCAAAAATATGGAAACAATTTGGTTATCTCCAGGAaccactacaaataatgttacatttgttcacacttttagttagcgtgaacaaattaaaaattttgtcacgtttttatgtgtgtaaaaatatatataactaaaagtactaaaaagtgtgtagaattaaaagttcacatctTTTAGTGTagattttcataattattttgtaacacctcataattattttgtaacacctcatttgtccacgATCAGGCACACCGCCACCACCCTTCGGATATGAATCGGGTAAGACAAATCGGGTATTAATTCGACTTGGTTAATCGGGTAACGGGGGTATGAATATTGGAACATTGGGAAGGTAGTCCCCCACTagtcttgtttttcttttattgtttttttgtcTCTTCTCggcttctatatatatatatagatatagggtaacactccagtgagaacagttttaaaataagaacggtgaaaacaccttaaaaacatcattttgatgcattaaatgtccataaaactaacatagtgcagaactaattatctttatataagtgtttaacaacacattcatccgtcaaaatcgaaataatcatgttttttgttttgtgcatccatcttggatgcataatcatcaaaatgatgcatccaacaaaaaacgtgattttttcgattttgatgattCAAATTGttgttaaacaaataaataaagataattagttctgcactatgttagttttatggacttttaatgcatcaaaatgatgtttttaaattgttctcaccgttcttattttaaaactgttcttatttgattgtccccctatatatatatatatattatatatatatatatgtatgtatatatgtataaccttgttaaaaccaactgggttggatcagtggttggagctcatgtcTCTGAAatcagaggtcatgggttcgatcctcatgcccagcaaggctggaggtccctttctacctatggtagaacctggaagcatcatctctacctttggtaggggtaaggctgtctacatatcaacctcccccatacaccgtcaaagacggtattgagacccaaaacccgtaaaaAACGGCATTGaaagttactttactttactttatatgtATAACTTTGTTGCAAGCTGGCCATTTGGAGAAGACAAAGGCTATTAAAAACTGTCATGTTTAGTCCCTGTAGTTTTAgaattttgtaaatatatatatgtactattataaacttttagtttgaacatttttagtccctataattattatgtaatgtttttttaaagtattatgtattgtttatgtAGAAGAATTGGGTATGTATTGGCGTATTGCCAGTGATTTAGGTAAGAATTGGATAGAATTGGGTAGTTATGAGTTGGAGGGTTTTGATTGGAGAATGAATTTGGTAGGATTGGGTAAAGAGTGATTACTCCCTCCACCCTTATATAGACTATTGAACAGATAGACTATTACCATGTTGAACAACTGAAATctcatatatatacagatagCTATTGCAGTATTACCGAATATGAGATTTTCCTACTGTTAACTTTTTGCCTAGCTATCCTAATAGCAACTCAAGTTTTGCAAAATTATCACTAATTAATTTGTCAAGTCTTATAACAATAATAGATATGCGTCATCTAAGAATGTATGAATGAGCGAATTCATAGTCAAAATTTCTTTTGGTAATATGAATCGACATAATTGGTTGTTACATAGTcccttttaattaaaataacatttcaatttttttattggaAGAAGGCACCAAGAAGGCTGGAGTAATTTAATTCAAGTTGCTACTAATAATAGCAAGTTATATATACACTCTATTGATAACATTCATATATTGTACAGCCAGAGTTACAAATGGCAAGCACTAGTGTAGACCACAAAGATATCGCAGATAACATTTATAACACCATTGAAATTCTTATTGTAGAAGATGGTAAAGGAAGGAAACATGATGTGTTTTCACCTTCTATATACAGGGTTCCACAAACTCTCCGAAATGTCAATAAAAATTCATATACCCCTCGTGTGGTATCAATTGGTCCTTTCCACAAAGATATAGAGGTCCTCAAAGAAGCCGAGAAGCACAAATTGAGTTATCTGAGTGATTTGTTTAGTCGTGTAACATCTTCACGAGAGCAAGCAATGAAAGCATGTCTCAATATGCTGCTTCCTAAGTTAGACCAAATCAAGGCATGTTATGCAGGCAAAATGGAAACCTATGATGACCATAAATTTGCAAAAATGATGGTTATTGACGGTTGTTTCATACTTGAACTCATTTACAGATCAAAGTTTAACAAAAAACCGAGCACATCATTTTTTGACAATAACTTGTTGTTGCTTTATGTTAAGCACGATTTGCTGCTTCTAGAAAACCAAATCCCTTACTTTGTTCTTGTTGATATCTTTGAGAACACGATTAGGAAATTAGAACCCACGGTTTCTCTTGCTAACCTTGTTCTTGAATTTCTAAGTGATATGAACCCGTTTGGAAAAGAGCTCCTCCTTGACAAAGATGAAGCAAATACAAGACATGATCATATTCTTGGACTACTTCAAAAATGTTATCAGCATGCACACGACACGTTCACAGAACAATTGGATCCGGATTCAGGTGTCAAGTTTCTAAATGCAATATCATACTCGGTTACAGATCTTGCATTGGCAGGGGTGATGTTTAGGCCTAATACAGATGAAGAGTGGCTACTCGCTATGGAATTCAAATCATCCACGGTTCCATTATTTTGTTGTTCATGGAGTAAGCCTACTTTCAAAATGCCATTTTTACAAATTGAAGACTACACAGAGTCGGTTCTAAGAAACCTGATCGCGTATGAACAATGCTCTCCTGCAATTCCCAATTATGTTACATCATATGCTTTTGCCATGGAGAGGATATTAGACACCAAAGAGGATGTTCACAAGGTAATAAGTTCAAAAGTACTTATAAACAATTTGGGTTCTAGTGAACAGGCTTCAAATATGATTAACAGCATATGTAAAGAGGTGACGGTTAAGGACTTCTGTTACACGCAACAATGGCAACAAATGGAGGATTATTACAATGGCTACTGGCCTAAAAACGTTTCATGGTTAAGGCGTACGTATTTCAATACTCCATGGAGTTTCATAGCACTAGTTGCTGGAATCCTTCTTTTCGGTCTTACAGTAGCTCAAACTTACTTCACTATTCGACCTATATGATCCATCTCAAATTTCTTCGAATTGACGGTAGCCTATTGTGTTATATTGTTTTTTGGTTTGTTCATATTTCTTGTACATATTCTTTAATGTTGATTTCTTCTACCTTTCTTATGTAAATCATCATTATTTGGGTTCAAActtctttattcatttttttattatacaatatatGATGTCAGAATTCTGACATCATgtattgtataataaaaaaacgAATAAAGAAGTTTCACCAATAGTTAAAACTTTAGTCCCATCTgtacaaaaaatttaaattttttgtacAGATGGGGCTGAAGTTTAACTATTGGTGAAACTAGGAactttacctaatatatttgtAAAAGTAGGAAGTTTGGTGTCTTAAACACCGGACTTGCCCACGTGTTGCTCAGAAAAAGTAGTACAATAATGCAGACACCAAACTAgcatttgaagtttgaagttCGGTAATGTAGACACTGGACTTAGCTCTTATCACTTTAAATGGTTAGAAGTTGGTTGTTTtgaataagtaataaatatatggTCTCCATGTGCCGTACAAAAAAGTGAAGTTTGGTACCTACATAATCGGACTTCCTTTAATTTTTATGCaggtatcattttttttttgagtaaaCATTAATACAATGAAGACAAAGTGGGCAAGTTCGGTGGTGTAAAAACCGCACTTCAGTGTACGTGGGTGGGCAAGTTCGGTGGTGTAGAAACCGCACTTCAGTATACGTGGCCAAGTCCGGTGTTTAAGACACCGAACTTTCTAATTTTGCAAATATATTAAGCAAAGTTCCTAGTTACACTAATATTAGATAAATTTTAGTCTCATCCATACAAAAATTCATGATGTCATCATGTATTGTTCGACAATATCGTCATCCAAAAATAATACGACTACTTCAAATATTTTATGAGGTCCGGCCATTAACGTGCACGTTTGAGTTATATGCGTGTTTTATATCTAAATTACAAATACTACATTATAATATGACCTTGACTTTTTGTATGTTAAAATTTCTTTGTtgttgtatattttattttatcacatGCCAATAGGCAAAACGGtgtggattaaaaaaatatgaaataatctTACGTCTTCATGGGTGTGGAAATATCAACAATCttacattttcatatatatgttttaatcaTTGGTTTACGTACTTTTCTCACCAtaaacttttgttattatatattctGTACAAACTTTTTAGATCTATACATGGTCGATACTAGCTTGGGTGATCTGTTGACCGGTTTAACCGGTTACCGGTACCAACCATATACTAGTACAAGTTATACACTAAGATTAGTTATCAACTATTCTTATATAAGGATTTTTGTTTTATCCTTATTATCAATTCAATGATCCTTCTTTGAGTTTAGATAGGATGTCCGATGATTTACACAAGAAAGAATGAAAACATAGAAGAACATGTACCTACAAGTTCTTAgaacaaaacagaaaaaaaaaatattttgcgAACGATTAAATTCACCAACTCGACGCTACTTGAGATCAATCATGGCGGAAAAGTATGGAAGTAGGTCTGACCTATGTTGGAATCATGTTAATGTGACCATCACCGATTGTTTATCTTttgtgatatgataattgacgaatACTAAAATCTCTATGTCTAGTAActatacgatgggcgtatttactatAAAAGACATATTACAGGGTTTTTCAATAGACGATTGAAACTACGGGGACTTATATTGCACAAACTAAACACCAAGGGGTTAAAGTTGTAAATgttctctctataaatagagagtcatgTACAACAATTCTAACTCTAATCTTTCACCTATATTGTGTGTGCATTCTCTCTCTCAAATTCTAAACAATATTGCTCTTACAAGGTACTCTGGATcaggtattattattatcattatcatattttcattatatttaaaatatgaatcATATTaattccaacatgtggtatcatgAGTCAATGGTTGATCTAATGATTTGTATTGTTCTAATACTGAAAATATGATTTCAAAAGTTAACAAATACCTTTTGATCTTACTTCAATCTTGTTTTCGGCTCAtctgttaaaaacaaaaaagaaaaaaaatcgatTGATATAAAAGCAAACTGTTTTGATCTTCGATTTGAAAATGACGTGATCTAAAGGCTAGCAAATtctttttgttagttttgtttacaaaacaagaaaatttttaattgttttcttggTTTTGGTTCGGCCGACAAAACAAGATAAGAAGCAAAATGACTTCGACCGACTTACACAATTGGTTTTGTGTTTATTTGATcttgattattattttgtttgctGCGGCTATCTTCACGCAAAAAGAATAGgttttagattattttaattGTAGATTTTGATTTACCTTTTATTGAATTCGATAGTCGATTTTGATTCGGTTTTTATTGAATTCGAACTTACTGCATTATTATATTAGACCTCatattaagattttgattttacctttattgaattcgacattattttaagtcgattttgatttagtatttattgaattcgaccttatttcattattgaattataccttattttaagattttgatttagtctttattgaattcgacgttATTATACGTTGAactttgatttagtctttattaaattaaattcgaCCTTAattgtcgattttgatttagtctttattgaatttgacCTTAATTaccgattttgatttagtctttattggaTTCGACCTTATTTCATTATTGAATTGGACcttattttaacattttgatttagtctttattgaattcgacgttATTATAAGTTGAACTTTGATTTAATCTTTATTGAATGCGACCTTAATTGTCGATTTTGATTcagtctttattgaatttgactttaattgtcgattttgatttagtctttattgaattcgaccttattttaagattttgatttagtcttgaTTGAATTTGACGTcatttcaagttgaatttgatTTAGTCCTTATTAAATTCGACATtactttattacatataatgttCTTATGTAAAACATGTTGAACTAAATTACTCGACCATTTATGTGAATATTACatataaatgtcatataaaccatgacatttttctttattatatgtcGATTTCAACGTAAAGGTTGAGTTCGACCTAAATATTTTTTCGAGGTTAACCTATCTATCGAGTTCAACCTATTTTTTCTTAGTTGAGTTCGACCTAAACTATTGTTGAATTCGACTTAACATCTTATCGAGTTCAACCTTAATGTTTCAAAGTCAAGTTAAACCTAATTTTGTCTAGTTTGACTTTACTTTATCAAAAtcgatcattacttgttgggtTGTCCTTAATTATCGAATACAATATCACCTAAAAGTTTTATGGCAAAATTTGTCACTCAAATTTCGAAAATAATTTCTTTCTATGATATTTTTGCTATAACACATAAAgggaaattaaaataaataaataaataattcaataatgaaatttgatttagtcgTCAtgggctgccgccccttggaccccgctttcAAGGGCGTTACCCCGGACCCCGTAACTTAagggcttcgcactaatgtacatggtcttatcatttgtgcccaaagatcaaatgtgattctcatgttgcgctctttttttcttttgcataatgaacactaagtatattaattctgcccaaaggtgatttaatatattttgtgtgCCAAAAGGACTATTTGCATACATAatatacacgattcttaattttgtgcccaaaggtcaaaagataagtgtTGTGTTGCATGACCTTAATGCTCATTTATActtaaatattagttatttctgcccaaaggtgatgtaacatCTAAGTAGAGTCTCActttaacttattgttttggtgtttacaataagTTTACCTATCACTAGCTTCATTACTATAATAATGGTTATAGTCTCATTATTCTAAGGAACATTACTATTAAGCctacttattttaggcattaTTTTAGTTCCATTATTATTAAGAGACTTTACTTAGTCTGTCTTAGATAGCTAGTCATGTCACTATAACAACATTACTATTAGGCctacttattttaggcattactctAATAATCTTCTATCACTTGTATCATAAATTCATATCCTTCTAATCTCCAATATAGTATCTAACTTAGGCATTGAGTCACTTATCGGTGCAAACTTTGCTTCATGAAAAGATTATTTATCTATAACTTTGTAGATTATAGACCTTGACTATGCCATTCGCATAATGAACTCACTGCTATTGTTTCAAACTCTTCTGCAGCTCAGAAAgcgaatttttaaaaagtggGATAGGGTGAATAGTTTGTCACTAACGATGGTCAAGAACTACATTAATCTCAGTATCCGAGAAGCTACCAGTTAAAGTAAACGTCTAAGAGGAAATAACAGTGTtcgtgaacacataatgaataagactgacatgactcataagttTATTAAGTGTCCTAAAAATGAAAGTCTCTGACAATTTTCTTGCGCACTTTATAATAACCTCATTGTTTACTCGTTTCGACACCTTCAAAATTAACTATAACTCTATGAAGGATAAACCGTCGATGAGTGCACTAATCTCAACGTGTGTGCAAAAAAAGGGTAGCCTCAAGTTGGGCCAACCTTGAAGTTGTTCACCTAACTATCATTGCGAATTCCAATAAGAGAAAGggtaataatagtaataagactgcaaataaagttcaaaaggcTTATCATGGTGCAATCCTAACTGTAAATTATATTGTGTCAAAGGGCACGGTCAGAAAAATTGTTATTATATCAAGAAAT
Coding sequences within:
- the LOC122591676 gene encoding putative UPF0481 protein At3g02645, which codes for MASTSVDHKDIADNIYNTIEILIVEDGKGRKHDVFSPSIYRVPQTLRNVNKNSYTPRVVSIGPFHKDIEVLKEAEKHKLSYLSDLFSRVTSSREQAMKACLNMLLPKLDQIKACYAGKMETYDDHKFAKMMVIDGCFILELIYRSKFNKKPSTSFFDNNLLLLYVKHDLLLLENQIPYFVLVDIFENTIRKLEPTVSLANLVLEFLSDMNPFGKELLLDKDEANTRHDHILGLLQKCYQHAHDTFTEQLDPDSGVKFLNAISYSVTDLALAGVMFRPNTDEEWLLAMEFKSSTVPLFCCSWSKPTFKMPFLQIEDYTESVLRNLIAYEQCSPAIPNYVTSYAFAMERILDTKEDVHKVISSKVLINNLGSSEQASNMINSICKEVTVKDFCYTQQWQQMEDYYNGYWPKNVSWLRRTYFNTPWSFIALVAGILLFGLTVAQTYFTIRPI